In the genome of Lactuca sativa cultivar Salinas chromosome 3, Lsat_Salinas_v11, whole genome shotgun sequence, the window tctaaaaaaaacaaaatttttatgtcactattttttgggtcgttacataatcATGACGTCGATGAGTAAATAGGTGGCTTTGAGATTGGTGTGGGTGCCGATTATGTTGTCTAGATATCGATGGTATAGGTGTATCGTACAAAAGTTTGGTGTTTGTTTCGAGATCTTTGTTGATAATGAAAAACTCGATGTATGTTGTTAGTTAGGTTTACTTGTAAGATGAGAGCAAAATGAGTTGAGATGTGAGGGAATGGGGATACTATCATAGACGGAGGCAATTGGTTACGGGTTGTCCACATGATGATATGAGAAAAGATGGAGAGGACGAGAAACATAGTTCTAGAGGAAGACAATGATTTTTATAGTGGTTTTGGAAGGATGGAGGCATGGAGTGAGAACATGGAgacattttatttcattattaaaccatttataaaagaaaaaaaatactatCAAAAAGTAATTTTGACATtttgtaaaaaaatattaaatttccaCTTAGAAAATTGATTCATctgtataaaatatatttttaattagttATATAATAGCTGCAAAAAATGTATTGTAACTTATGCATAGAGATTGATTTTCTAAATGAAAGTATCAACTATTTTCACAAAAACGAGGTTTTAATAATGTTAGCTATAATGaccatttatataaataaacattCATAAGGACCGAATATGATATGTTTTACCAAGTACAAGGATCATTCATGTAACTTTATCTAAAATCTATAACATTCTTAAAATTGAAAATGTGGAATGCAATATCAAACATGTAGTTGCTGTTAAAACATAAAACCGGTCAAAAAACTTATCCACTTGATCGAAAGCGAAAGTCCATCAGCATAAATCCATGACacacaaaaaagaaaaagaaaaagaaaagttaaATCCAACGGTTGTGGAACACCCATTCGCGGAAACACGGAGCCGCTCTCGCCCAATACTTTGGAATATAAACCcaaccactctctctctctccatccaTCATACACCCACCCACCCACTACCCTAACACACTTTAACTCAACCATGGTTAACCCAAACCCTCTGATCATCTCCTTTATATCCCACCATTTTACCCCCCATTTTCATCCTCAAATTCTCCTTCTTCATCAATCTTGCCCTTTCTTCACTCTCAAGTAGCCTTCTTTTCATCGCCTACGTGGTTGTGGATCACCAGAGCTACACCACTGGAGTTTTGAACGATGAGTTGCAATGGATGTCGAGTCCTACGAAAAGGATGTAGTGAGAGTTGTATTCTACGACCATGTTTACAGTGGATCCAAACTCCGGAAGCTCAGGCCCACGCCACCGTTTTCGTCGCCAAATTCTTCGGCCGTTCTGGCTTGATGTCTTTTATCTCCGCCGTTCCTGATCACCAACGTCAATGTAAGTTCGGTGTTAGAGTGTAGTTTTAGTTTATCATAATAAGTGTTGAATCTGATGTTATAAATCGTTTGGTGTTTTGTGCTTGCAGCTCTGTTTCAATCGCTGTTGTTTGAAGCGGCAGGTCGGACTGTAAATCCAGTGAACGGCGCCGTCGGGCTACTATGGACAGGCAACTGGCACGTGTGTCAGGCGTCGGTTGAGACGATCCTCCGAGGGGGTACGTTAAGGCCAATCCCGGAGCTTCTGAACGGACACCCAGCGATGCCGGGAGTCGGTGATTCATCGGAAACAGACGTAACGTGTACTGACATGTTCAAGCTTCATGATCATGATCCAATCGCGTATCCACGATCGAGTGTACATAAACGGCGGCGAGGCTGTGAGATGCAATCTAACATGACCCAGTTACAGGATCTTGATCTGAGTTTAAACCAGAGTTTTCAGGAGGAAAAACGACTGCCGGAGAATCAGCGACTGGGAAGCCCGTCGATGAACTCCGAAGATTCTGTGACTACGACGTGGTTGGATGGTGCTTTACGAGATTATAATTACAGTCCAGGAACAAGAGGAGAT includes:
- the LOC111896171 gene encoding LOB domain-containing protein 37, which produces MSCNGCRVLRKGCSESCILRPCLQWIQTPEAQAHATVFVAKFFGRSGLMSFISAVPDHQRQSLFQSLLFEAAGRTVNPVNGAVGLLWTGNWHVCQASVETILRGGTLRPIPELLNGHPAMPGVGDSSETDVTCTDMFKLHDHDPIAYPRSSVHKRRRGCEMQSNMTQLQDLDLSLNQSFQEEKRLPENQRLGSPSMNSEDSVTTTWLDGALRDYNYSPGTRGDENLQILNLFN